The nucleotide sequence tttgtgagagggactaaagtttagccccactttagtccctccaaccaaacaccaccttaaacCCTAACGTATCTTTCTCCAACTTTAAACATGCTACAGTCAACATGACAAACAAAATCTGCAAGCTCCCTTCACCGACCCGCTCACCCTACCGAGAAAGGGAAACCAGATTGCTCGGCCAGTCACAGCCAGCCTCCTTCCTCACCTGACCTGACGTGCGAGCCACCTTTACCACGCAAAACACGCCCCCTCGCCTCGTCCCACCGGGCAGTGACCCCACCCACCCACGTCGGCACGCTCGGGCGAGCAGGCAATCATACCGTGCGGGCCCCGCCACGTGGCACCAATCCTGGCCCGGCGGCGCACGTCACCCACTTTCCCcattcctctcttcttccccccAACACCCcaacccacccccccccccccgcccggAAAATTTCCCCAAtccgacgccctcctcctcctcccccctcccccctgcTGGATCTCCTCCACTCCCCATGGTAGCCTCCCCCGCCCCGCGCTGCTGACCCCTGGGCCCCaccgccgcttccgccgccgctcccgtttcCCCCGGCTCTCGCTCTCGCGCGAGCCGTAGCCGTtgctggggaggaggaggaggggaaagcTCGAGGTATTTGGATGCGCGCGAGCCGATGGCGACGCCGGCCGCCGAGAAGCCCGACGGGGTGGAGATCCGCGAGGTGTGGGAGGACAACCTCGAGGCCGAGTTCGCGGTGATTCGGGAGATCGTTGACGACTTCCCGTACGTCGCGATGGACACGGAGTTCCCGGGCGTCGTCTGCAGGCCGCTCGGGACGTTCAAGTCCAACGCCGATTTCAACTACGCAACGCTCAAAGCCAACGTCGACATGCTGAAGCTTATCCAGCTTGGTTTAACCTTCTCGAATGAGCATGGTGGGCTCCCGTCGCTTGGCCCCGAGGGTCGACCTTGTGTTTGGCAGTTCAACTTTCGTGGCTTCGATCCCCGGACCGACGTCGCTGCTGCAGATTCCATTGACTTGCTCCGGCGCAGCGGTATTGACTTCACCCGTCACTCGGCTGACGGCGCTGATGCTCGCCGCTTCGCTGAGCTTCTCATGTCGTCGGGCGTTGTGATGAACTCTGAGGTTCGCTGGGTTACGTTCCATAGCGGATACGACTTTGGCTACTTGCTCAAGTTGCTCACCGGCACATACCTGCCAGACACGATAACCGGATTCTTCGACCTCATCAGGATATATTTCCCCGTCGTGTATGACATCAAGCACTTGATGCGGTTCTGCAACAGCCTCCATGGTGGGCTGAACAAGCTTGCCGAGCTGCTTGATGTTGAGCGCGTTGGAATTTGTCATCAGGCTGGTTCCGACTCGCTGTTGACCGCGCTGTCATTCAAAAAGCTCAAGGAAGCATACTTCAATGGGTTAACCGAGAAGTATGCCGGTGTGTTGTATGGTCTTGGCACAGAAGGTGGGGAGACCTCCTCTGCTGCTCACTAAGTAATGGATAGTTAAATAAAGGATGAACtatgtttggaaaaaaaaggagagagaaatggGTGGTGAATGTGTGATGCTTGATTACTTCCTTTTGCTTGACACTAGATTGCCAGAAAGGTACCACTTTTACCCTCAATCGTGGTTTACTCTGGGTTCAGTTAGATTAGGTGAAAAAGTATTTTGATGTCTGACTTAGCAGTTGAAGCAAATTGGACACCATTGTAGCTCCTACTTAGCGGTTGAAGCTTGCAATTCTACGCTAATCATTCACACCAACTGTAGAATTAAACACTGAATAGCAAAAGGAACACTTCCTTTTGTCGTATCATATGCCAATCTCATCAAATCTAGtgataaatattttagagaGTGACTCTTTAAGTAATGAGTATAGGTGCTGTTCCCTTGCGTACACTTTCCTGGAAGCAAGGACAATTATAGATTCCATGGGTTGGTTATTCCTTTCTTAAATGATGGATTTCTTTTTTGTCTATTTGGTCATACAGATGTAACTAACGAGCTTATATGtgcatgcaatttttttagtttgaaCACATCATTCATCGCAATAGATTGCTTCAGATACACTGTTTTACACCATTTTAGGTGTCCCACTGGTGAAGAAAATACCTGATAATATATATGATGGCCATGCAAAAGATAGATATGCAATCCTCTTATTTGTGtactttaaatttgaaaactgtCTAGAACATATCAACTAGCCAAGTGAAAGGGAAATTGTCTGACCTTTCTTTTCCATGTTCTGTAACCTCTGTTATAGGCTACTATAGTTTCTTTAGTAGAATCCCCAAATTTCCCCTTTGTGTTCCGAGCATTTTGTATTTTCTCACGGTTGTTAATTGCTTCATGCACTTCCCATTTCCTTTCATATTGTCTACAGTATGTGCGTATTTTATCGATCTGCACAGTGTTTTCCTTGCTCTCCTAATTTTCCTTTCATATTCTCTACTGCATTTATCCATCTGAACAGTGCCTTCCTTTGAATCTTATTATGTGCCATCTCCGTTCTTTCTACTGGATCTCATAGTTCCaatatttcctttttgtttCTAAAATCGAGTGCATACTGTTCTAGATCAGTAGAAATTTCTTACTTGAAGTATCTACTGATATATTAGCTCTGTGTAATATTGTTCCTATTGTCATATCTTCTAGGAACTTTTGCAAGGACAATCCTCTGTTTGTGTGGAGGCATGTCTGTGTGTGGGCATGCCTCCACTGCTTTTATATGTATCATTCATGGGGAAATTCAGTTCTTTCCACTGGGAAAACTGAAAAATGAATATTTTTCTAGATTGTCTATCTTAGTttgtgaaatgggctttaccaTGTCAAGTATTTATGATGATATACATTCTGTGGAGTGTGGATCTGAACATTTCATTTCTTCAAATTTGTTCAACACTGATACCTGTGTTTTATGAATGCTGTTACTTATTTCTTTAAAAGAAATGGTGTTCAACGCCCGGCATAACGTCCAGACATGTTCATTTCACGTCCGGCATAACGTCCAGAGCTAACACAGTATGATGATACAAGTTGTGCAGCGTTGACTCTATTATCAACAGAAATGATATTGATGCCATGACAATGCCCTGTTATCTGTTAGGCTATCTGTTATGGGCTAGGATTCATGGAGGGTAAACAGCGGCTACACTGATCCTGCAGGCTGCTAAGTTTTTTAGTTTAATTTGCATGTTGTGGACAGTTGCCTCCGTATTCATACTGTTTTGCTTATCATGCAGTCTGCATTTTCAGAGTTTCAGCATTGTATGTTGTCGACAGTTGTCACTCAATTGTGGGATCCATATATAGCCTCTCTATTAATACTGTTTTGATTATCATGCAGTCTGCACTTTCAGAGTTTCACCCTGTAGCTTCTGCATAGAAAACTTTGAATTTTGTAGATAGTTTCTGTGCCATAATTATGTTGTTGGTGTGATAGGTGCTGATTAGCATTTCTCTCTGTGCTGGTATGCTACGAGAGAAGAGTTTTTGATTCAGTAGGAATCTGGTGCCTATCTGTTACCTTTGCTCTCTGTACTTGTCTAGTTTATCTGGACGTTGTTTGTAACAGTTAGCTTCACTGTGAAAAATGTCACCGTCCTAGTTCATGTTGAATGTAAAGGGCCATTACACCCAAAAGCCTGTCAAAATGAGATGTTCTTCTTATATGTTACTTCCATCTTTTGTTCGGTGTATACTGTTCTGACAGTTCATGTTCAGACGTTCATGTCATCTGGACACTATAACATAGACTTTCCTGCTGTTGATCACTGTTTCAGGTAGTGAGAGCCTTCTGTGCTTGGATCACCCCAACAGTTTGCGTTTTGCTGGCATGCGCGGCAGCCTCACGAGCTGCAGGAAGCTTGACTTGATCCGAGTTCGCATTTTTCAGCCAGTCAATCAGTTCATCCTGAACCCTGGTTCTTGCCTTGCCTTTCGGTGCTTGCAGGATGTTCAACATGATCTGACATTCTGTCCTGCCATCGCTGCAAAATGTGTCTTGCTGCTCCTTCATTTCCAGTCAGCCGATCTGGACCTCCAACGCATTCCACAGTCCTAATGGTCAGGTTCAAGGTCCATGAACCGATCAAAAACAGTGAAAATTTTAAGATCTCATGGATTTCAAGTGaaattttcaatagtttgtaaaattcaaatttcaagcagtaaatttgattgaaatatGTTGAAATTAGGTGAAAATCATCATCTCATTAGTGGTCGGGATCCGGTGCTCAATCTATTGAGATGATGGTTTTCACCTAATTTCAAATATTTCAATCGAATTTACTGCTTGAAATTTAGTACTCAATCTCATAAGTTTGAACATCTGTTCTTATTACATGGCAGAAACACACATACAAAGACGCCATCATTTGCACATACTCTACTGAATTTCTAtcttaggccccctttgattcaaaggaaattcataggaattttaggacccctttgatttgtaggaaaaatgcaGGAATTTTGGAGACTTTCAAttctatggaaaaaaaaatcctatgaatgcctttgaaacaaaggattgaatcctatccaatcttTTAAAATTCATATAGAATGGGTAATCTtatgcacattttggaggaaagttaacaagaggtctaacctttttctctgagtctatctctctcatctgattcctgcgttttttttgtccaatcaaacggccattcctgtgtttttcctgtgttttgtaatccactgttttacaattgtattcctgtcagaatcatgtgtttttcctattcttttgttttttcattcctacgattcaaaggggcccttagaggattttattcctatgggaatttttcctatatagccattTGAATCAAACGAATGGATTCtataaaatcctataaaattcctatggaatgactcttcccatgcaagttttggaggaaatttaacatgaggtagaacctcttggtaacttttctttgagtctatctctcatccaattcctgtgtttttcctgcggttcaatcaaacggtcattcatgtgtttttcctgcgttttacaatcttatgttttacacttgcaatcctaccaaaatcccgtgtttttcctattcctacgttttctcaatcctgtgattcaaaggggcccttaaattTGCActaaatttctatttttttaatcccCGGTTTGGCCCTTTGTACCGGCGACGTGGCTGCAGAAACTTGTCACTGTGCCACCTGCCCGCCTCGTCGGACGACAAATGTAACCGCGTGGGCTTTGGCGCCAGCGGTGGCGTCGCTGCGACACTCGGCCCTTGCCTGCCCATTTAAGTTGTCTCGCAATCACTCCCACCCGGCCCGCCCTGGGCCCAAGTCTTGCGCCACAATTAAAggccctcccccccccccacccccaccacgaCGACCGACGCCGCATTTATACTTCTCCCTCCGGCCTCGTCGTCCGCCGCAGGTGCACGCGCCTCGGCGACGAACAGCGCACgtacgccgccgtcctcgtcgttcGTCCACCTCGCACGCGCTGCTCCCCGCGGGAGGAGCACGCGGCCGCGCGGTGACATGGGGGTGGCTAAGAGAAAAGTCTCGGCCGGCGACTGGACGCGGCAGACGCTGGCTGCACCAACCTAATACGTGCAGCGTACACGGCTTGGATGGCTCATGGCTGGACGCGTCGTCGTACTTGGTGTGTTGATCCGGGCGCATGTGTGGCGTGGCGAGGGGGTAGTAAGTTACACGGCCTGCCTAACCAGATGGGATTATTATGGGAAGTgggggcgctctctctctctctctctctcgcggcaGTGTCGGTGGCGGTGCGGCCGTACGCGGGGGTTGGTTGGTTTGGTTGGCTTGGATGGCTCGCCGATCACTGAGCAGACTGCAGCAAATGCGACCGCCAAGTCAAAATGCGCAGCTACCGTACGTCATTTCTGGTGCTAAACGAGGTAGTACTCCTACTCCACCAGTAGTAACAGCAGCTTATATGAGGTGTAGTAGTACGCTTTGCTTTGCTTCGGAGGCTCAGAGCTCAGCTCGAGATCGAGAGCGATCAAAACCGGCAATTCCGGGATATTGATACCGATAGTAGTATTGTATTGTTCTTGACCAGAAGCCATGCATCCTGCTCACAAAGGAATCTGCGTTGACCAAAACTACAAAAGCGTATTACCTTCATCCAAAATAACTTAACtagaataatatatattttagtgCAATAAATCTATATCGATCTTTGTCTAATTTATTATCTCATTCAAGATTAAGTTACCATGGCCGTCATGCTTCTTTGCCAATTTCCTTTTGTAACATCCGATCTCTCCATTATTAATGGAGACGAGATCGGCATCGGCGAAGACGGTAAGGAAGGACATCCAGCATGCATATGCTCGTGTAGCCGGCGTGCCGAGAAAAGAGAGAGCGTTTTCTTGAGCAAATGAGCAACACATGCCGGGTGGACTGCTCCACGTGCTATTGTTGAGCCGACGCCGAGTGGACTAATCTGCGTGGGTGTTTGAGCCTTCTCTCCCTTTTATCCGTGCATCTTGTCTACTCCTATCACCTTCTTGACCATGGCCGAGTTTacttctaaactttttcttcatacttccaacttttccatcacattaaaattttcctacacacacaaactttcaatttttccgtcacattgttccaatttcaaccaaactttcaattttagtgtgaactaaacacaccccatgTATGGTCGCGCTTGtaatattcaaaataaaaacatttttagtctatattttgaaatagagtagtatatatattttaaaataaaggtgAATATTTTGGGGGTGAAGGGAGTGAAATTTTCTTAGTTTCTCGAGAATTATATGCTCCAACACAAAAGGGGAAATTCATAGTATTAGTCAGTGTGATGTTCACATGCTGCGGCGCAAAATTCATGCAGATACAGATACATTGTACTGTTGTTAAGTTGCAATATGTGAAGTCAATTGAATATCATTATCAAGTGGATCGGCTATGGAGAATAAGGGGAATAGATCAATACAGTGGTCTTTTGGAATTAAGTTGGAACTCTATGCATATGCCAGTGGTGCCACTAGCTTGGAGCACAACAGGATCCTCTGTTTTTTAAATGCAGATATGGATCTGCTCTGCTGGCTCTGTACTGCGCATCTGTGTGCAAAACATTTGGATTCAAAAACAAGCTATCTTATTACTGTGAAAAGGAATGGAAGAGACAGAGGAGGGGCACATTCTTCTCTTCTGATTGGTGCCCCGGGAGAGTTTATCCCTACTATGTAGATTTGTTCAATTCAGTACTATCTacaaagctttttttttcagtggGTACATAATTTGCTGTAAGTATCCTGTAACCACCAAATTGAATGCCATAAATTACACACAACAAAAATTGCCTCCGGAAAGCAAGGGATGACGGTAAAGAAAGTGTCGATCAGACGTATTCAATAGGTGTAGCTGTGATTGCTACAATACTACAATACTAGGAGTACTCTTAAAAATTAATATGTGTAGTTGTGATCGCTACAATACTAGGGCTCTGTTCGTTCCAGGGTGATAGGGGAGATTGAGTCTCGTTTTCcgtgtgcacgcttttcaaactactaaacggcgcgttttttataaaaaaaatttctataggaaagttgctttaaaaaatcatattaatctatttttgaaatttaaaatagttaatacttaattaatcatgagctaatggctcacctcgttttgcgtatcttcttaatctcctcaatccccttctcctcaaacacaccccaGTACTCAAAGTTACTAATGATTTAGTTCATTTGTACTCACTCTGTCCCAAATTACAAGGCGAccccctttttaaaaaaatcaaacttgatagcttttaactaataatcatactaactatatctatactaagtattctgcatgttatatcactatattcatatttttaactactttcatgtgatgttaattttatatttgttggaatcatataatgaaataaaatactaGTCAAAGTATGTTATTAAAAACCGTGTAAAAAATATAggccttataatttgggacagagggattACTAGTCAAAATACCGATAATAGAATATTATCCGTGGAGACCAAAGTAAAAACTGATCTCAATGATAacatatgaaaaataatataCTTAACACAAACTGCAccattgtttggcttatttgttaaataaaccaaacgatatatttgcaaacaagaagtaatttgtaaataaaacttttatatatgtgttcttcgcgacctaaaagtaaaggctgaaaaataaacttcgatgaaaaaacccaaaaatcagcttcaaatttaaggttgaaaattcaaatattGGCTGATAAATacaagtataagcgaaaagatgaggccaaaAGTATGGCGTATGATAATCAAGTTCTCAACTTATTATATCCTACGTGTTTTTTGTTTTATGTAGACGGATTCGTAGAAATAGGATATTACCTCTCTTATATAGAGAGTTTGAATATGTTTAAATCCTCATCCCATCAATCCATCCACCTTAAAAACCCGTTCAAGGAAAACGGCCTAGACCATTTACTTCTGAAGGAAGGTTATTGCCGGTATACAAATACTACGTTAAAGCCCGTTTGGTATAGTTATCTGTCGCTACAGTCTGCGCTACACAAACTCTCTAGTGGTTACTGTAAAATAAGCCACTGCCCAGCTATACCGAGCACAGACTAAAACACTTTACCTAGGAcacaggggaaaaaaaaagaggcaacGATAAATATGCCAATCTTGCAAAAATTCCTACCAAAGCACAATGGTTAAGCCTCAAAATCAGGTCGAGTTCCCACAACTAAATTGTAGTGGAGACCGCGTGACAAAAATATCACAGATGCGAGCGGTAACAGTGACAAGTATTAAGTCCAACTTACCGTGCATCTGCATGTGACCAACAGTGACAACTAATCAAGTTGCTGCATTTGCAGAGTGAGTCTTAGCATAAAGATAAACTGTATACTACTAATTAACTACCAGAAATCGTCATCTGCTGACCTGGTTCAGctaagcatatatatgcattgttCACATTTTTAATCACCTTCCCCAATGGTCCTCCACTGCTAAATCCAACTGTAAATCTGTCAGTGTGACCAATAACCATAAACTAGCTGGTTGACAGATTCATCAGTGATGTGGATCAACATGTCCCCCAGCTCAATTCTaccttttgaatttttttcctctaaaaaaatataatctgtTACACTGACCACATGGGCCCACAGTTCCTCTGAGTCTTTGGCCACAAGCCCACAAATCAGCTTTAAATACCCTTTGATTTTTTCCCTCTTAAAAAACTAATAATTTGTTACACTGACCACATGGGCCCACCGTTCATGGTCATAGGCCACCTGTTGCCTTCACACGTATAAacccctcctcgccgcgccacGGCTTCCCCTCTACGCCATTGGAGCTGAGTAGCAGAGCTCGCTGCTCGCCTCGCCAACCGGCCAATGTGACTTGCTTCGGAAGGTGCACGATGGTGGCGAGGTG is from Oryza sativa Japonica Group chromosome 9, ASM3414082v1 and encodes:
- the LOC4347066 gene encoding probable CCR4-associated factor 1 homolog 7, giving the protein MATPAAEKPDGVEIREVWEDNLEAEFAVIREIVDDFPYVAMDTEFPGVVCRPLGTFKSNADFNYATLKANVDMLKLIQLGLTFSNEHGGLPSLGPEGRPCVWQFNFRGFDPRTDVAAADSIDLLRRSGIDFTRHSADGADARRFAELLMSSGVVMNSEVRWVTFHSGYDFGYLLKLLTGTYLPDTITGFFDLIRIYFPVVYDIKHLMRFCNSLHGGLNKLAELLDVERVGICHQAGSDSLLTALSFKKLKEAYFNGLTEKYAGVLYGLGTEGGETSSAAH